From one Fundulus heteroclitus isolate FHET01 unplaced genomic scaffold, MU-UCD_Fhet_4.1 scaffold_101, whole genome shotgun sequence genomic stretch:
- the LOC118558124 gene encoding uncharacterized protein LOC118558124, which translates to MFVGMQAVRVKYRDRQKYICHEGQLTFESFLECVSKKFEIPTLDLKVYDDSNTEVDEDVFAFLVMKPDLGVLEVRLPKGSDFEDSVSPSRSHPLCTSNSSFDEGDSDDTIILQSTPVQRNRADLTRLAQLIENILRKKPGGERILTEYGRTKSLTDSTRRDMVKILVAHMASEHGTSPSKRVKEDYAKGITALFPYLADPQGTLGYEQYYNPVDGSGFLAWRVKTLQKEASEGQKKRSPQPLTGGPDSGERTPFCKENQLATETQCCEAIALMKHTTDEAVIREKMKQTFTHRQAMVNDPVKSSEILTTFPRFLDIKGMIEQDFSLMFGDDISARFLEKWPTHYRQRVLKQSRGLTQTSDLEDLLHNAESTTEELEDGWDSEMSSILLLIHLMPPSPHGRNKRPGKLSARQAIDHLVKFIKTGTSVEGHLDSITESRQPYLLAVGTQRSAIQKYFIVIDKHAIPCRSPDALASFDELFKAHFVFATSYNRDLANVYHFLQTAVYQIDAATTKVNPRVKEMRARMLH; encoded by the exons ATGTTTGTCGG GATGCAGGCTGTAAGAGTGAAATACAGAGACCGCCAGAAATACATTTGTCATGAAGGGCAGCTGACCTTCGAATCATTTTTGGAGTGTG TTTCCAAGAAGTTTGAGATTCCTACCTTGGACTTAAAAGTCTATGATGATTCGAACACTGAAGTTGACGAGGATGTATTTGCGTTTCTTGTAATGAAACCAGACCTGGGTGTGCTTGAGGTCCGTTTGCCCAAGGGTTCAGATTTTGAGG ATTCAGTCAGCCCCTCTAGAAGCCACCCCCTTTGCACCAGCAACAGCTCCTTTGATGAAGGGGACTCTGATGACACCATCATTTTACAGTCTACTCCTGTCCAAAGAAACAGAGCTGATCTGACTCGTCTCGCTCAG CTCATTGAAAATATTCTGAGGAAGAAACCTGGAGGAGAGAGGATCCTTACCGAGTATGGTCGGACAAAAAGCTTAACAGATTCCACAAGACGTGACATGGTGAAGATCTTGGTTGCACACATGGCGAGTGAACATGG GACAAGTCCTTCAAAGCGCGTGAAAGAGGACTACGCAAAAGGTATCACAGCCTTGTTTCCATACCTGGCTGATCCCCAGGGAACTTTGGGCTAT gAGCAGTATTACAATCCAGTTGATGGGAGTGGATTTCTTGCATGGAGAGTGAAAACGCTTCAGAAAGAAGCCTCAGagggacaaaagaaaagaagccCTCAGCCGCTGACAG GCGGTCCAGATTCTGGTGAGAGAACCCCCTTCTGTAAGGAAAACCAACTGGCCACAGAAACCCAGTGTTGTGAGGCCATTGCACTGATGAAGCACACAACTGATGAAGCAGTTATCAGGGAGAAGATGAAACAGACCTTCACCCATCGCCAAGCAATGGTCAATGACCCAGTAAAGTCCTCTGAAATATTGACCACCTTTCcaagatttcttgacatcaagGGAATG ATAGAGCAGGATTTCAGTCTGATGTTTGGTGATGACATCTCCGCAAGGTTCCTGGAGAAGTGGCCTACTCACTACAGGCAGAGAGTCCTTAAACAAAGTCGTGGCCTCACCCAGACAAGCGACCTTGAAGATCTCCTTCATAACGCAGAATCCACAACAGAAGAACTGGAAGATG gATGGGACAGTGAAATGTCATCCATCTTGCTCCTTATCCACCTCATGCCACCATCACCTCATGGCCGCAACAAAAGACCAGGAAAGCTCTCTGCCAGACAAGCCATTGACCACCTTGTGAAATTTATCAAG ACTGGGACCAGTGTTGAGGGTCATCTGGACAGCATCACAGAGAGCCGTCAACCCTATCTGCTGGCTGTGGGGACCCAGAGGAGCGCCATACAAAAATACTTCATTGTGATTGACAAACATGCAATCCCATGTCGGTCACCAGATGCGCTTGCCTCTTTTGATGAACTTTTCAAAGCTCATTTCGTCTTCGCTACTTCATACAACAGGGATCTGGCCAATGTCTACCACTTCTTGCAAACCGCTGTTTACCAGATTGATGCTGCTACAACTAAGGTGAATCCCAGGGTCAAAGAGATGAGAGCTCGGATGCTGCACTGA